The following coding sequences are from one bacterium window:
- a CDS encoding signal recognition particle receptor subunit alpha, with protein MFEQLTERLEGFFKKLRGGGRLTEEQVGETLREVRKILLEADVNLNVAKDFVDRIQMKAI; from the coding sequence ATGTTCGAACAACTTACCGAACGGTTGGAAGGTTTCTTCAAGAAACTGCGCGGCGGCGGACGTTTAACCGAAGAACAAGTCGGCGAAACCCTGCGCGAAGTGCGGAAAATATTGCTGGAAGCCGACGTCAACTTGAATGTCGCGAAGGATTTTGTCGACCGCATTCAGATGAAGGCTATCG
- a CDS encoding adenylyltransferase/cytidyltransferase family protein has translation MYEPRILSWEQAAALRHQYRKTGDSLVMTNGVFDVLHRGHAEYLAKAAEYGNHLWIALNSDESVRRLKGDKRPLVSLLDRAYLLNAFRFVDGIVPFDQDTPRELYALLLPDVLVKGADYTVDQIAGAKEVIANGGRVERVDLIPEKSTTGLIERIIERYGKGA, from the coding sequence ATGTACGAACCGCGCATCCTGTCTTGGGAACAAGCGGCGGCGTTACGCCACCAGTATCGAAAAACCGGCGATTCGCTCGTTATGACCAACGGCGTATTCGACGTTCTCCATCGCGGCCATGCCGAATATCTGGCAAAGGCAGCGGAGTATGGCAATCATTTATGGATAGCCTTGAACTCCGATGAATCGGTACGTCGCTTGAAAGGAGATAAACGGCCATTGGTGTCGCTACTCGACCGGGCATATTTGTTGAACGCATTTCGTTTCGTCGACGGGATTGTACCGTTCGATCAAGATACGCCCCGCGAATTGTATGCCTTGTTGTTGCCCGATGTTTTAGTGAAAGGCGCCGATTATACGGTCGACCAAATCGCCGGGGCGAAGGAAGTTATCGCGAATGGCGGGCGGGTCGAACGAGTGGACTTGATCCCGGAAAAATCGACCACCGGATTAATCGAACGAATCATCGAACGATACGGTAAGGGAGCATAA
- the rfaE1 gene encoding D-glycero-beta-D-manno-heptose-7-phosphate kinase: protein MINLKPVELLDRCHGLHIAVVGDLMLDRYLVGKVERISPEAPVPIVDVRDEFILPGGAANVLQNISAVGAIPEPFGVIGEDTDGVELRQLLENFGCETDGIVAVTDRPTTVKTRVLADSHHVVRFDREHRSDISDAIGKLLVTKLRERIATGEIKAVILQDYNKGVLRTSVIREAIAIAREKNVPVLVDPKQKNFFEYIGVTVFKPNLREMKTSLNFAMENENGLLDGMRKLRELLQASYILLTRGAQGMTLHSELDTLSIPTEARKVADVSGAGDTVIAIMATVMAAGGDAFSAARIANCAAGIVVGEVGAVPVKIEDLREAVSQL from the coding sequence ATGATAAATCTGAAACCAGTTGAATTGCTTGATCGCTGCCACGGTTTGCACATCGCTGTGGTCGGCGATCTCATGCTCGACCGTTATCTGGTCGGGAAAGTTGAACGGATATCGCCGGAAGCGCCGGTCCCCATAGTCGACGTACGCGATGAGTTCATTCTCCCGGGTGGAGCGGCGAATGTATTGCAAAATATTTCCGCAGTCGGCGCGATTCCGGAACCATTTGGTGTAATCGGCGAAGATACCGACGGTGTCGAGCTGCGGCAGCTGCTCGAGAATTTCGGTTGTGAGACCGACGGCATCGTTGCCGTAACCGACCGTCCGACAACCGTGAAAACTCGCGTATTAGCCGATTCTCACCACGTCGTCCGGTTCGACCGCGAACACCGCAGCGATATTTCCGATGCGATTGGCAAACTACTTGTCACGAAGTTGCGCGAACGAATCGCGACCGGAGAGATCAAAGCGGTAATCTTGCAGGATTACAACAAAGGCGTATTGCGAACGAGCGTAATCCGGGAAGCGATTGCAATCGCCCGCGAAAAAAATGTTCCCGTGCTCGTTGATCCAAAACAAAAGAACTTCTTTGAGTATATTGGCGTCACCGTTTTCAAACCGAACCTTCGGGAAATGAAAACCTCCTTGAACTTCGCGATGGAAAACGAGAATGGTCTCTTGGATGGGATGCGAAAACTCCGGGAGTTATTGCAAGCTTCCTACATATTGTTAACTCGCGGAGCGCAAGGTATGACGTTGCACAGCGAGTTGGATACCTTGTCGATTCCGACCGAAGCGCGGAAAGTTGCCGATGTTTCCGGGGCGGGCGATACCGTTATCGCTATCATGGCAACGGTTATGGCGGCTGGCGGCGATGCGTTTTCTGCCGCGAGAATCGCGAATTGCGCCGCTGGAATCGTCGTCGGCGAAGTCGGCGCGGTCCCGGTGAAAATCGAGGATTTGCGCGAAGCGGTTTCACAGCTATAA
- the rfaD gene encoding ADP-glyceromanno-heptose 6-epimerase produces the protein MILITGATGFIGSALVWELNRRGRTDLILVDRFGCADKFQNLLGVKYAQFVDRAQLFEFLETAPWRNQIDTVFHIGANADTTGTDADFYLHWNVEYSRKLCDWSLAHSARFLYASSAAVYGDGSQGFSDDPALHYKLKPLNVYGFSKWLFDHYVIENHLLDQVAGFRFFNVFGPNEYHKGRMASVILHAHPQVRDTGKIRLFESHRPDFHHGEQSRDFIYVKEVLAALLFAYEHPTVKGIFNLGTGRAHSFNQLAAAVFAAFDLQPNIEYFPMPEDLRNRYQYYTCADMAKLQSFGFPAFPDDFASYVKEYVADYLIPHKHLADSSK, from the coding sequence ATGATTCTCATTACCGGAGCCACCGGTTTCATCGGCAGTGCGCTTGTTTGGGAGCTGAATCGTCGGGGTCGCACCGATCTGATTTTAGTCGACCGCTTCGGTTGCGCTGACAAGTTTCAAAACTTGCTTGGCGTTAAGTACGCGCAGTTTGTCGATCGTGCGCAGTTATTTGAATTTCTCGAGACCGCACCGTGGCGCAATCAAATCGATACGGTGTTTCATATCGGCGCCAATGCCGATACGACTGGTACCGATGCCGATTTTTATCTGCACTGGAACGTCGAGTATTCGCGTAAACTGTGCGATTGGTCGCTAGCCCATAGCGCTCGTTTTCTCTATGCCTCTTCGGCGGCGGTGTATGGCGATGGTTCGCAGGGCTTCTCCGACGATCCGGCACTGCACTACAAGTTGAAACCGCTTAATGTGTACGGATTCTCAAAATGGTTGTTCGATCACTACGTCATTGAGAATCATCTCCTTGATCAAGTAGCCGGGTTCCGGTTCTTTAATGTGTTCGGACCGAATGAATATCACAAAGGAAGAATGGCAAGCGTAATCCTTCATGCCCATCCACAGGTTCGCGATACCGGGAAAATCCGGTTGTTTGAATCACATCGACCTGATTTTCATCATGGCGAACAGTCGCGCGATTTCATTTATGTGAAGGAAGTATTGGCGGCATTGCTGTTTGCTTATGAGCATCCAACCGTGAAGGGCATTTTTAATCTTGGTACTGGGCGCGCACACAGTTTCAATCAGTTGGCAGCCGCGGTGTTTGCCGCTTTTGATTTGCAGCCGAACATCGAGTATTTTCCGATGCCGGAAGATCTCCGCAATCGTTACCAATACTACACTTGTGCGGACATGGCGAAGCTGCAATCGTTCGGTTTCCCGGCGTTCCCGGATGATTTTGCATCGTATGTGAAAGAGTACGTTGCAGACTACTTGATTCCGCATAAACACCTTGCCGATTCTTCGAAGTAA
- a CDS encoding DUF3108 domain-containing protein, producing the protein MPTNRHTFLSIQSIPVRQLVIFAMLLLYTCSYADDSLQVKITEIERPVVNNAFKVGEKLVFSVEFGAVVAGTATLEVLSVVPVEGRNAYLLRAEAKSSKGFDIIYRVRDRMESYVDTAWFRTLKFVKKLREGNYKDEKVVEYNHKTRKATTFSWGKDVQETDFDSLTVDVLSSLYLVRLMPLAVGEPVFFPVHDITKRYPLMVEVQKKERITVPAGSFDCLVVEPKLQSEGIFKRKGRIWVWLTNDERRMPVKMTSELPFGSIVCNLMSY; encoded by the coding sequence ATGCCTACTAACCGGCACACATTTCTATCAATACAAAGCATTCCGGTACGACAACTTGTCATATTCGCAATGCTGTTGTTATACACCTGTAGCTATGCCGACGATAGTCTGCAAGTCAAGATTACCGAGATCGAGCGACCAGTTGTCAACAATGCGTTTAAGGTCGGCGAGAAACTGGTTTTCTCAGTGGAATTCGGCGCGGTGGTCGCGGGTACCGCTACCTTGGAAGTGTTATCGGTCGTTCCGGTAGAGGGGAGAAATGCGTACCTGCTGCGGGCAGAAGCGAAATCGTCGAAAGGTTTCGATATCATCTACCGGGTACGCGACCGGATGGAAAGTTATGTCGATACGGCATGGTTTCGCACCCTCAAGTTTGTGAAAAAATTGCGCGAAGGAAATTACAAAGACGAGAAAGTTGTCGAGTACAATCACAAGACGAGAAAAGCGACGACTTTCAGTTGGGGAAAGGATGTTCAGGAAACCGATTTTGATTCCTTGACGGTCGATGTCCTCTCTTCGCTTTACTTGGTTCGCTTGATGCCGTTAGCGGTGGGAGAACCGGTTTTCTTCCCGGTTCATGATATTACTAAGCGGTATCCACTAATGGTGGAAGTGCAGAAAAAAGAGCGGATTACCGTTCCAGCGGGCTCCTTCGATTGTCTCGTGGTCGAACCGAAATTGCAATCGGAAGGCATCTTTAAACGCAAAGGCCGAATCTGGGTATGGCTTACCAACGATGAACGCCGGATGCCGGTCAAGATGACAAGCGAGCTTCCGTTCGGTTCCATCGTCTGTAATCTGATGAGCTACTAA